The following is a genomic window from Xenopus laevis strain J_2021 chromosome 2L, Xenopus_laevis_v10.1, whole genome shotgun sequence.
ATTAAGTACTTGGAGTTAACTCAACTCTTTTCTGAAGAgaataatctattttattttatttgaggtTTGGAGGCCAAAACTGCCCTGTATGTTCTAGATAGAcctttgtaaaggggaagaatgaCCCTTGAATCTCTAACCCATACCTTTTTAATACAGGGCAATACGTTTGGCCCTTTCAGCCActgactggtattgcttgctacagctacaTTTATTGTTCAGAATATTCCTAGGCTAGTTTAGCTAACTCAGTAACCCTTCAGGGATAGGCACAGGCTTTCTACACACAGGCATCTTCTCATCTGTCAGTGTAAGGGCTAAACATGTTGGACAAGCAGGAGGGCTGGTATTTGCTACTCCAAGTTATTGATATTTTGTGGGAGTGCCTAGAATCAGactggcaaataaaaaaatcattgctcATTGAATCCAGTCTCACCCTCTCCCATGTTGCCCCTGCTAAATGAGACCTTTAATCCAAGTCCcccaatacccagaataaagacacacacagcAGCTTAGATGTTAATCTGTGTAACTCACAGCTTTATTTTTGATGAGAAAAATTGGGCTTTTTGATCccgaggaaggcgaaaaacctcTGTGAAGCTTGGCCCAAtctgcttcactagagggaaaaattccttcctgaccccataaTGGCAAtcagatttgctcccaggatcaatgcaccaTATTTAATAAAGGCaagcagggtgagggaaacagacagaaagatagaagCATACGCATGAGCACATTTAAACTGATAGGAGAAAGTTGCATTCCTCTCCATTCGAGGGCAGCTTGCAGACCCCGGCTTCTGTAGTTGCCCAGGTCAAGTGAAGAGGAATGCAGGGTCAACTGAGTGGCCTATATGTGCTTGTGTGTATTAAACATATTTCTGAATTAGTTGTGAGTGGCAgatggacaaatatatatatagcacagatTCATAGACCAACAGAGTTAaataaacaaatggaaaaaaggtAGAAGTATAGAGAGGAAAACAGACTTCTACACAAAGAAAGCTGATGATAACTTCCATTTTCCTATATAGCCATGGCACGctccagttcagttaaagtgCGGCACTCTGTGTCCAGAGGTTGTTGTAGGCCACTTTCCTGTCTCCCACTTCAGCTGTCTCCCCTGCTGATCCACTCATCAGTATGGTTATGCTTGCCCTTTCTGTGATCCAGATATGTGTGTATTCAAGTGTAGGTGAGTGTAGTGCAGATATGTTAGTAAGGGTTGATTGGATTTTGTCATAGTCTGTATAGATAAATGTGTGCTTATGTGAATATTACTTACCTGAATGCTCTGGAAGCAACTATGGGAACACTTCTGGCATTAGTTGTTGCAAGAAGTTCTTGTTTGCAGACACcaggagaaatgttttttccaaGCATTCCTGCATGAGGTGGGCAGGATAATCCCCAAGGTACTCTTCATCTGGGTTGTTATATCCAAGTATTTGGTCTGCAGCTTTAAGACAGCACTGAGCCAATAGAGATGGTAGGTAAGAATGGAAATCATACTTTGACATGGCCAGTGCTGCTATTCCTCTGGCAGCTGTAAGGGCATTGGCTGCTCTGGTGATGTTGCTTTTTGAACACTTCTCACTGGAAACTCTCATTAGGGAAAAGTGTTCAAGGAAAAAATCAATGGTAGGTGCTTGCAACCGAAATTCAAGTTGGTATATAAGGTTCTTCTCAACATATGCAATGTATTCAGGTGTGTAACATGCTTCCCCAAACAGCTCCAGGAACTCCTCTACTGAAGGACGATTTCTGTGCATGATCTTTGTGGCCAAATACAAACAGGTAGCCCCCAGTGGCTTCAAGATGGTAGCTTTCACTTGCCTGTGGGAGATGTACCTTGCCATGTAGTTGACTGCAAGGCTCAAGTTAGAAAAGTCAAATGAAAAGTGCCTGTGCACTTTAATTAAGATGTTGATGACTTCCTGCCAAAGGGTTGGATCTATCTCATGCTGGTTTGCTAGGAAACCTGATGGTGAAAAGTCCTTCTCCAGTCCTTTATTAAAGAAGTAGGCCTCTTGTCCATACTCCTCAAAGGTCTGAAGGcaatcatcaattttttttaaggtgTTCCAAGGGTCCCGTACAGGTGTTGGTTCCTCCATTACAGGTCCGCAGGTCACATGCTGGTCACGCTGACGTTTGGTCTTCTTTTGTCTGCGTCCAGATCTTTTCTccgctctctttctctttttagtATTAAAGAGATCCATCACTGTATCTCGCTGTCTCAtcgcctgtctctctctctctctctctctctctctctctctctctcgcacagCCTGTCTCTCTCCAACTCTCTCTCCAACTGTGTCTCTCCAACTGTGTCTCTCCAACTGTCTTTCTCCAACTGTC
Proteins encoded in this region:
- the LOC121399714 gene encoding cyclin-O protein B-like gives rise to the protein MRQRDTVMDLFNTKKRKRAEKRSGRRQKKTKRQRDQHVTCGPVMEEPTPVRDPWNTLKKIDDCLQTFEEYGQEAYFFNKGLEKDFSPSGFLANQHEIDPTLWQEVINILIKVHRHFSFDFSNLSLAVNYMARYISHRQVKATILKPLGATCLYLATKIMHRNRPSVEEFLELFGEACYTPEYIAYVEKNLIYQLEFRLQAPTIDFFLEHFSLMRVSSEKCSKSNITRAANALTAARGIAALAMSKYDFHSYLPSLLAQCCLKAADQILGYNNPDEEYLGDYPAHLMQECLEKTFLLVSANKNFLQQLMPEVFP